The following proteins are co-located in the Candidatus Methylomirabilota bacterium genome:
- the ubiE gene encoding bifunctional demethylmenaquinone methyltransferase/2-methoxy-6-polyprenyl-1,4-benzoquinol methylase UbiE: MGSDLAGVKREEIRRMFASIVHRYDLINRLLSLRRDVYWRRVAVAQGQIPPGGRTLDLCAGTADVALEIIRQVPGAHVIAVDNCEPMLIRGMLKARRAGVADHVRFVAAPAELLPFPDESFDGAFVAFGIRNVADRRRGLAEMARVLRRDGRVVILEFSAPASPLFRSLYHFYSHRIMPWIGGLLSGNRAAYEYLPTSVDGFPSPAELRALMEEVGFFEVSYLPLTFGIATIHYGRKAEHRG; the protein is encoded by the coding sequence ATGGGATCTGATCTCGCCGGGGTCAAGCGCGAAGAGATCCGGCGGATGTTCGCTTCCATCGTCCACCGGTACGATCTGATCAACCGCCTCTTGAGCCTCCGTCGCGACGTCTACTGGCGCCGAGTCGCAGTCGCCCAGGGCCAGATTCCCCCAGGAGGGCGAACGCTGGATCTGTGTGCCGGGACCGCCGATGTGGCGCTAGAGATCATTCGGCAGGTTCCGGGTGCTCACGTGATCGCCGTGGATAACTGTGAGCCAATGCTGATCCGTGGCATGCTGAAAGCCCGGAGAGCAGGAGTGGCAGATCATGTCCGCTTTGTGGCCGCGCCGGCCGAGCTGCTCCCCTTTCCCGACGAATCATTCGACGGGGCGTTTGTGGCTTTTGGGATTCGCAACGTTGCCGATCGGCGGCGTGGACTTGCGGAGATGGCGAGGGTCTTGAGGCGGGATGGACGGGTGGTCATCTTGGAATTCTCGGCTCCCGCGTCACCCCTCTTCCGATCCCTGTACCACTTTTACTCCCATCGGATTATGCCTTGGATCGGTGGTCTGCTGTCGGGTAACCGGGCAGCCTACGAATATCTTCCGACCTCGGTGGATGGCTTCCCGTCGCCTGCGGAGCTGCGGGCCCTGATGGAGGAGGTGGGATTCTTTGAGGTTTCGTATTTACCCCTCACCTTCGGAATCGCGACGATCCACTACGGAAGAAAGGCCGAGCACCGTGGGTGA